The window CGAAGCTGGCTGGTGGAAACGAACGAGGCCACGCTGGAACTTGTGCTCGACCGTGGCGAGGTCGTGGCCGCCGACCGCCATGCACCGATCTGCGAGATCGAGATGGAGTTGAAGGCGGGACCGCCCGAGGCGCTGTATGCGCTGGCGCGCCACATCGGGGAAGTCGTCCCTATGCGGATCGGCGTGGTGAGCAAGGCCGAGCGCGGATACCGGCTGATCGGCCCGCTACAGCGCTCCGTCAAGTCCGAGCCGGTCGCGGTGACGCCGGATATGAGCGCCGTCGCGGCCTTCCGGCTCATCGCAGGCGCCTGCACGCGCCACTTCCGGCTGAATGAGGCGCTGGTCGACCGCTTCAACGCGGAAGCGCTGCATCAGGCCCGCGTGGCGCTGCGACGCCTGCGCTCGGCCTTCGCGATCCACAGGCCGATCATCGGGGATGCCGGGTCCTCACGCCTGAACGAGGAACTGCGATGGCTGGCCAACGAACTCGGCGCGGCACGGGACCTGGACGTACTTGTCGCCCGCGCCGGGGCGGACGGCATGCGCGCTGCGCTGGAGCGCGCCCGCAACGCGGCATATGACGAGGCCGAGGCCGCGCTGGACTCGCCGCGAGCCCGTGCGCTGATGCTCGACCTTTCGGAATGGCTGGCCACCGGCCCCCTTTCGGAGAGCGGGGACGCGCGCGATTTCGCCGGCGCCGCGCTCGACCGCTTCCGCAGCAAGGTCAGGAAGGGCGGGCGCGACCTTGCCCGGCTTGGGGATGAGGCCCGCCACGAGGTGCGCAAGGACGCCAAGAAGCTGCGCTATGCCGCCGAATTTTTCGCGCCGCTGTTCACCGAAAAGCGCCAGCGGCGGCGATATGCGCGCCTGATCGCCGAGCTGGAGCAGTTGCAGGACAGGCTCGGCACGCTGAACGACATGGCTTCCGTCGCCGCCGTGCTGTCCCGCGCGGGACTGGACAGTGAACCCGGCGCGGAAAGGCTTGCGGCTGCGGGAAACAAGGCCCTTCTGGTCGAGGCGGCAGCGGAGGCCCAGGACGCCTTTGCCGATACAAAGCCTTTCTGGCGCTAGCGGGCTTCTGGCGCTGGGGTCCGGCCCCTTCATCGATCTGTCATCTGAGTTTCCTAGGGTCACCAAAAAACGAGGGCGGCATGGACGATCTGGACCTTTCCAAACTGCTTGAGGATGTGGAGGCGCTGCGCACGGCTGTGGTCGCCGACGCCCGCCAGTTGACCAAGCGGTGGAGCGGCTGGATCGACCGCAAGGATTTCGCTGAGAGCGCGGAGAACTTCGCGCATTACCTTGCCTTTCGCGCGCACGACATCAGGCCGCTCCAGCGGCGGCTGATGGCGGTCGGCCTCTCCTCGCTCGGGCGCGCGGAAGGTCGCGTCCTGCCGACGCTCGATGCCGTCCGCCATGTGCTGCGTGCCCTGAACGGAGCGGAGCAGCCCACCCTCAAGGCCGACCCCGCCTTCTTCGCCGGGGAGGAGCGCATCGCCGCGCGCACCCGCGAGCTGTTCGGCGAACGCAGCCATCACAGCCCCGTCAATCTGATGGTCACGCTCCCTTCAGAGGCCGCCGACGATGTCGGCTTCCTGCTGCGGCTGGCCGAGCTGGGCGTGGAGGCGGTCAGGATCAATTGTGCGCATGACGGCGAAGAGGCATGGGCGCGGATGATCGCCAATGTCGAGACCGCGGCCGAACAATCCGGGCGGCGCATGAAGGTGCTGATGGACCTCGCCGGTCCGAAAATCCGCACCGGCAATGTCCGCAAGGTCAAGGGACTGAAGCGCGTCGCGGTCGGCGGCGAGCTTGCCATTACCCTGCCCGGGCGGCTCGACGACCCGGACGAGTCCTTGCCGGCAATCGAATGCACGCTGTCGGAGGCGCTGAACGCAGCCGACATCGGGCACCGCATCTTCATCGATGACGGCAGGCTCGACACCCATGTCGTGCGGCGCGAGCCCTGGGGCGTCGTGGCGAGCATCGTCGCCGGGCCCGAGGAAAAGGGCTACAAGCTCAAGACGGAAAAGGGGATCAACTTCCCCGATACGGATTTCACCGTGCCAGCCCTGACCGACGACGATCTCGCGGCGCTCGGCTTCGTCGCCCGCCATGCCGACGGCATCGAGTTCTCCTTCGTGCAGGATGCCGAGGATGTGGTGCTTCTCCAGGAGGCGCTTTCGCACGAAAGGCCGGACGACTGGCGCAGCCTCGGGCTGGTCCTCAAGATCGAGACCGACCGCGCGGTGAAGAACCTGCCCGACATGCTGGTGCGGTCGGCTGGGCGGCAGCCCACCGCGATCATGATCGCGCGCGGCGACCTCGCGGTGGAGATTGGCTTTGCGCGTCTTGCCGAGATGCAGGAGGAAATCCTGTGGCTGGCGGAGGCCGCGCAGGTTCCCGTCATCTGGGCGACGCAGGTGCTCGAAAGCTATATGAAGAAGGGCGTGCCCTCGCGCGGCGAGATGACGGACGCGGCGATGGCGGTTCGCGCCGAATGCGTCATGCTCAACAAGGGTCCATACCTGTTCGAGGGCATCGCCGAGCTTGACCGCCTTTTCGGGCGGATGGGCGAACATATGCACAAGAAGACGCCGCAGTTGCGGCCGCTGAAAAGCTGGGCGCTGCACGCCTGACCTACCGCATCGACGCGGCGCTCAGTAACGCAGGCTCCTGCGCCACAGCGGCTTGGCCAGTTCAAGCAGGACGAACACCATCACGCCTGCGCCCAGCGCCAGCGCGAGGTCGTCGCGATGCAACGATCCGAAGCGGAACAATTCCCTCAGCGAAGGCACCAGCAGGCTGGCCGCCATGATTGCGCCCACGGCGAGCAGGATCCACCGCAGCGCCGGGTTGGGGCGGCGCAAGGCGGTGACAGGCGAGGAGCTGAAGGAGCGGTTGACGAGGATAAGGCTCACGATGGCCAGCACCAGCGACAGGAAAGAAAGCGCCCGGACCTCGTCCGCCGACAGGCCGTTGCGGAGCGCCATCAGGTAGATCGCCGCAACCAGCGCAAAGACCAGCCCGCCCTGCAGCACGCTCCACGCGATCAGCGACCATGAGAACAGCGGCTCGTCCGGCGGGCGCGGAGGGCGGTCCATCACGTCCTTCTCCTCCGTCTCCGCCTCGAAGACCAGCGAGCAGACGGGGTCGATAATCATCTCCAGAAACGCGATGTGCACGGGGCTGAAAATGATAGGCAGGCCGAAGGCCAGCGGCAGCAGCGCCAGACCGGCGACCGGCACATGCACGGCGAAGATGAAACCCATCGCCTTGCGCAGATTGTCGTAGATGCGCCGCCCAAGCCTGATCGCCTTGACGATGGA is drawn from Rhizobiaceae bacterium and contains these coding sequences:
- a CDS encoding CHAD domain-containing protein, with amino-acid sequence MAQEIELKLELTPEAADTLLGFDLLSGEPAKVGLQSIYFDTSAQDLRRGGFSLRIRRAGDRRIQTIKAASGPPAGLFVRPEWEQPVDGDVPVLEETTPVKALLGDVVDRVRPAFEVHVERRSWLVETNEATLELVLDRGEVVAADRHAPICEIEMELKAGPPEALYALARHIGEVVPMRIGVVSKAERGYRLIGPLQRSVKSEPVAVTPDMSAVAAFRLIAGACTRHFRLNEALVDRFNAEALHQARVALRRLRSAFAIHRPIIGDAGSSRLNEELRWLANELGAARDLDVLVARAGADGMRAALERARNAAYDEAEAALDSPRARALMLDLSEWLATGPLSESGDARDFAGAALDRFRSKVRKGGRDLARLGDEARHEVRKDAKKLRYAAEFFAPLFTEKRQRRRYARLIAELEQLQDRLGTLNDMASVAAVLSRAGLDSEPGAERLAAAGNKALLVEAAAEAQDAFADTKPFWR
- a CDS encoding pyruvate kinase codes for the protein MDDLDLSKLLEDVEALRTAVVADARQLTKRWSGWIDRKDFAESAENFAHYLAFRAHDIRPLQRRLMAVGLSSLGRAEGRVLPTLDAVRHVLRALNGAEQPTLKADPAFFAGEERIAARTRELFGERSHHSPVNLMVTLPSEAADDVGFLLRLAELGVEAVRINCAHDGEEAWARMIANVETAAEQSGRRMKVLMDLAGPKIRTGNVRKVKGLKRVAVGGELAITLPGRLDDPDESLPAIECTLSEALNAADIGHRIFIDDGRLDTHVVRREPWGVVASIVAGPEEKGYKLKTEKGINFPDTDFTVPALTDDDLAALGFVARHADGIEFSFVQDAEDVVLLQEALSHERPDDWRSLGLVLKIETDRAVKNLPDMLVRSAGRQPTAIMIARGDLAVEIGFARLAEMQEEILWLAEAAQVPVIWATQVLESYMKKGVPSRGEMTDAAMAVRAECVMLNKGPYLFEGIAELDRLFGRMGEHMHKKTPQLRPLKSWALHA